Within Plasmodium vinckei vinckei genome assembly, chromosome: PVVCY_12, the genomic segment ACTAAAAGAGTGCCCCAttctttcttttatattttccatttcatttaaactttttgattgatttatttttagttgTATTTCTAGCAATCTTCTTTCCCTTTCTGTCATTTCTTTGTTTATACCTTTTTCAAATAAGTTTATGGAATATTCCGAAGACGCTTGTTTATCTTCAATTTCATCGAGGTTTTTTTGCTTACTTTTTTGATTGCTATCTATTTTATGGTATGCTTGATCGTCGTCTTGGCTTTCCTCATtgtcatttattttagtaGTTACTTGTGGTgattctttttctttatttttcgAAGCAAACTCAATAGTTTCAAGTATCTTGTTCAACAATTCAATacctttttgtttttctgtaactttattatttctctCCTTAATATTTAATGGATTATATATGGAGGTGTCATTTTCTACATTAAACtcatcatcattttcatcgTCATTTTGATTAGTTTCATCAAAGTTTTCAAATAaactattaatatatgattgcctatttgatattttttcacctttaaaaaaggattcgtttatttcattacaatctgatatataaatattaacttttggttgataaaaattattaacagGCAATAATTCAATGGCTCTTATaatgtgcatatttttaattactcgtccaataataatatttttgttgtcatatttttttactctATTTAGGGTAATTTTAAAGATtgaagaatattttttttttcctattTCAACAACTGTTAATAAACCTGCATTTAAATGCTTTCTTTGTGaatattctttattatatgtctctccatatatacattcaactttttcatatttattttcatttgctGAAAAGTTTTTACTACTACCTTCAAAATTGTTATGGTTATTTCCTGATCGAATTTTATTCCTTAAATAGCCACATTttattgatttatttttttttattttttcaattttacaatttttataagttAGCATTtcatttgaatatatactatgatatttatttcctttaCAAAGACTTAAAAAGTTTTCAGTTGATTTCTCTATCTCttcatcattatataaCTCAAAATAAACTTTCCCTAATGTTATTGTATTTATGGAAAATTccaaatatacatattttttttttttacccattttttttagctagctaattaacattatataatatatatattttgttaatcTTCTTATATAATTGGACGTATATAAACATGGATATGATGATTTATATCTGactaatgaaaatatttagtcttgattattttgttatttgatgagacaaataaattaagcATTTCAAAAAGTATAATTATCACTTATGACTAgtcatttctttttttttattttccttcGATTTAGTAAagtatgataaaaaattggtatatattattcaatACTACataatgtttatttttaagaaaTGGAAATCCCAATGGGTTTGACTTCATTTGCTCGTTAGGAAACATTTGTTTTtcatgtaataatatatgagaataaaaatgaaaaaaaatttcaaaaaaatgcaaaaaaattccaaaaaaatccccaaaaaatacatacgaaataatttaatatatgcaaGAACGGGTGGGAGAAATTGCAATACTGTTTCCAGCTATATGCGCAgtaaaaaaagaacaaaacagaaaataagttttattaaattgtttcaacaattttaatttgttgCAAACTGGTTAATAGGCTtattattccattttttattccatttattttcttgttttttttttttcttatttttctaCCTTTTCCATTTTGCATAATTTTGACACcccaaattatttttttcaattcaTTCATTCTGAACAATATGAAGTAAAGAAGGACATGTACATGTACAGaaaagtataaataaaaataaaaatgtgtaaaacgcccaaaatatatgcaaatattACGTCTATACAGAATAGCAAACTTTATATTCTCTCTCTTTTATGTGTACCCCTAATACAATTGTTTAACACAACACTATACTCATCCCATTTATGTAATAGGATTAAGTATATATCCGATTTTAATTTGCATACAACAATTTCAAACCCCTcgttaattttattttacatataaataaccCAAAATGGTGGTGAACAAAAAATCGGAATTCCcaattatagaaaaaatttttacgttgaaaaaaaatgataacccacaatattatgaagatataataaataaaaaaaaaaatttaaaaaaaataataaatataaataatgttaaaGATGATTTGCTAAATCAAGATTTGTCTTTGGATATATgtcaaaagaaaaaagactATTActtaaatacaaaaagtacaaataatattcaaaattatttttatttttatgattacCGAAAATGTGTTTATAATATCgatggaaaaatatatatggaaaaaaacCCAGTTCAAATAGTAGGTAAGTCAATTATATCTTAATCTTTATCAATATGTATCTACATATTATTCCAAACTTGTATTACATTTTCAAAcatgtttttataattttattttttaagacAACACTAAAGAAAGGGATATCCGATTGAACGAGCTAATTCCCATTCAGAATTACAACTCATTCATATATGCctacaatatataaaccTACATAGTTTatcccttttttattttttacttaatAAAGATAGAGAAAACCTATTATATCTCATTATTGgttatacaatttttttcccTATACTAATTGCATAAGTTAGCAAAactttttcctttttaataatatgaaaaatgttaaacttagaaaaaataaatgtttctctaatttgtataaaaaataaaactaaaaaaaaaaataataaataaaaatcaagaaacataaaataagtgAAATATGTAAAGATAAAACGAaacgaaataaatatatccaCATCTATGcaataaaaacataagaATAACACAAACGTGTAAAATTGaaactttttatatgcataaagtGAATAAGTAGATTTTATTATGCACTAGAATAATCGACACAAAGATTATGAAAGGGATATTGCCTTTATTTCttccattatttataaacaaatcATGTATATCTAATAACTAGATGCAGACTAgcaaatttgtttttaaaaataactatctgtatatttgtttaaGTAATAGTGTACATACACACACATATGgatgtacatatatttctaagaaatttttttttattcatttgaTGGTctcttttcatttatacTATCAATTTCTTTTgcttttgtaaatttttcaaGCTCATTTTCTAATCCTTCTTTTCCGCTTAGTAATAAACCAACTGGAATTTTATAACCAGGACTACAACCTTTAAGCTGAAcaattaattcattttcttttctaaGAGTTCTAAAAACTCTCATTAATCTTCCTATTGATTGTACTTTTTTCCTCAAAGCATCTGCTTTATCTTTTGAAGCTTGTATTTCTTCATAAGTTTTAAAACTTTGATTATCTATATCACTTTGATCAATAATGTTTGtcatattatcattagTAGTACTGAAGGAATCATCTTTTAGTATACCTTCATGCATATCTTTATCTTGttcatttgtatttatctttttattattatcttctatataatttaatatttgcaAAATTTCAGGAGGTAAAACAATATCACTCATATCATCACTTGAATTATTGATACTCGAATTTAAAATCGAATAAATCATTTCAGTCACTTTTTCACTAACAAATGGTATAGACCATGTAAAGAGATTCATAAAGTTAGGTAAATGATATGGATGTGGTGAGAAGCTAAATTGTTGTATATTTAAAGTATTACtatcaaattttaatactgctcctttattattatatacatcaCAATAATTTGGAGCAGaaaatattgttataaCTATTGGAAATCctgtttttaaatttgtttgatGCATTTTATAACCTTCTAATTGTGCTTCATGAGCTCTTATAATTGATAGTAATCCATTTTTCTCTAAAAATGATGTTGCAGCACTATATCCAAAGAAATAACTACAACCTCTTATATCATTGGGGAAATATAATTCTTGTTGTATTGTATGTTCTTCTTTATCTTCATCAATTGGGTCAGCCCATAATATATCACAAAATATTCCAGATCGTGGAGGTTCTTGAAATCTGGTGAAAGAACATATTTGATTTAAAAGTACAAGATCAGGTGATAATCCTCCATGAACTCCTAAAAATTTCCCATTAATTACTGCAGATAATGGTAAAGTGTCAAATGATTCCATAAATGCATAATAAACTActatatcatatttatattcacaTTCATCTcgaaagttaaaaaaagtcGTCATTTGTCTGCATTCATGATTTCCTCTAATTAACCATATCTTATCaggaaaatttatttttaatgcatataatagTAGTAAAACTTCAATACTAAATGAACCTCTATCAACATAATCacctaaaaataaaaattgtgtaTTATCGGGATTTCCTCCGACCtctaacaattttaataaatcataATATTGTCCATGAATATCTCCAACAATTGTAATTGGATCTTGTAGTCTTAATAAATTTGGTTCATCACTAACTATAtctataactttttttattatatctatacaatcttctttttttactcTCCCTTCTTTTCTTAAATGCTCCatcaatattttgtaatttgGTGGTTCCTCTGTCCCGTTTGGGTAGAGAAGTTCCGTGCTTAGCGGCTATAAACGTGGCGTTAAAAAGAGGGAGTATGAATTGGTGGGGAAATATCATGAAAATGAATCGACTCACGAGTgcaaaaacaaatataatgcACTATGCAAACAAAAACATTCTATAGCTTACCTTTGATGGGGGAGGGATGACATCTTTTATTTGCCTGTCATTTTTTGGATCAGGTAAAGGTTccattcttttatttttatttggtttttttaattcgtACGcatatatggatatatttaattattgtCTTTATCacttaattattttttacttttacatgattgaaaataagtaaactttatgatataaaaaaaaaaaagacgtATCAATAAGAATTAAATGCATAGACATTTAATTTGGAAAAATCACTTGAGAAATTTGCAAGATTAAAAAACATTGGgccataaaatatttgataagcatataaatactttaaaaaatttatatatattatgtacaaAGCTTAcctattcatattttcgataagaaaaaatattaaaataaaaaaatgcacaTAAGTTATAattgtatatgtatatatgacAAGTGTATGAGATAACTAGTGGGTCAAATATAGGGTATAGAAAAAGTTAATGCAttttaatgtatatatatataaacataagCATGTACAATATACAAAGTAAGAACTTATTATATAGCTAAATTAACATACTGCTATAGTGAACTactatatgatatatatacataccaTGCGCGATACGCACAATTGaacatgtatatttttcgGAAAAggtaagaaaaatatattatatatatatatatataatattatatttttctcctTATAAACATGCCAAATGGGGTATATGgagataattataaatatgcttgtaatgcataataatgccacattatatattcgcacaaacatatatatatatatatatatcaatacatttcttgtattttatactttgaattttaacatatatataatagtattACTATATCACATAAAatctataaataatatatttcaaaagaaaaaacgaaaaaaaaaatgtgtgtgCATGGcaaaatacataattaaggttttaaaaaaatgtaaaattcataaatctatcatataaaatattataaaaaacaattatatttcctaaattgtttatttcaataaaaatacattttattcattcttttgtttttttcttttttttttcatttgtttttcattttttcattatcctCCCCTCAATTcctatattaaataatatagtaaCAATGGCACATGAAAACTTCAATATATTGCATTATGAagaaacatatatttttttctttattgaaatttcttttaaaaaaatattatttttaaatttaaattggGAAATAAGCCCTTTTTATAATactaatatttatataagaaatttatttttatatatattttgtataaccACATATTTAAGCGTAcgcataaatatatataaataatatatatgtatatttttgtgtatgtaaaaataacgGTACGACcagtaaaatatatacaaaaggGTTATAcccatttttttagtataaatatggaaaaattgaaaaatatatttttttatattttaaggGTACATTCCATTATACtccataataaaaagaaattaagAACGCAATATTTCaatacaataatataaaagaataaaaaaaagtatatataatataatattcgACAATGCTATAAcatgaatattatttaatatatttttcttttttgtcTGACCGTTGtagttttataaaatggatTAATAGTGAGATTGTTATTATCCTTATTttgtcattattatttttgttgttcctttttaaatgatctcacattttaatattatatacacatttgACATATCCTTGTTCTGAacaatttctttttatttttgttacaATTTTTTCGAGACCTCTAATTAGCTTCATTGACTTTGGATCACAAAGAAATGAACGTAtctacaaaataaaaaaaataaacacacattattaaaattgtttatatgGATGTACTTTACttattagtatatatatgctcaTTAATTATTgtcataattttcttttacatttttctcTTGTAAATTCCCAATGTTGTTTGGATCACTAGATTTTTGAAAAGAACCATTTctacaaaaattaataaatttccATGAACTCTTTTCTAGctgatttaaatatattaaaaataaataaatatcattatttttttctttcatttttttattattctggtttatatatttatcatttttataatctaATTCTAGGTGTTTATTTTTGGATTCACTTTCCTtaatattctttatataatatatacccAAATCTTTGTTAGCTAGCGAATTATATCCTTTATctgaaatttttttttttatctataaaatttttataacaagCCAATTTGGTGTTTATGCACATTTTTACATGAacatgtacatatatattggtgtcattattttattaatatattttttttattattacttcgCGCATATTTTGAAGTAACAGTTGTTTGTCCGATTTATTCGAAATACAAAAGTTATTTATTTCGTTTTGTCTCTTCAAAAttaatgttattttttttaaaatttcttCTAAACATAAGAAATTGGTTTTTTTATGCTCCActgtatttttatgtatgtCTACTAGCATATTCtataaaaagaaacaaaaaaataaattgataaaaaaaaaaaagtgttaataaataaatgtatttttattactttaaTTAATGTGTCTTGGAATATATTCGTGAAGTCGTTTTTAAAATCTCTtgatgaattattttttaacattgaccattttgtattattattattgtatatttctttttctgtcctcattttttcataatgaCAATTAGCCTGATAACTGGGTTTACTATCTTGATTAACTTTTTCACTTACATacaattctttttttattttggcattatatttttcgtcatctaatattttgtaattaCTTTGATATTCTGTTTGTAGTTgttcaaaatttatttcttcttcGTCATTGTCTAGTTCCGCATTTTCAATAATTTTACtttcttcatcattttcccttttttcaATGTTGTAGAAATATTGGGAATTTTCGGTATGTTCATCATTTGGCACTTCACTTAAAACTGAGCCTTTTTTTGAAACTcctaattttaattttgtttgaaAAGTTGcaaacattaaaaaagacAACAATAATAAGAGGGTAAGCAATgataatacaaaatgatAACAAAATCTGGGCacttttacatatttttattcatatttaccGTTGTCTgcttttaaaattgtattataaatatccGAATTGATATTGATGGATTCCGAAAATATAGGAATATCAGAAAACTGACACTCTTGTATTTCATCCATATTTAATTGAAActtatcaatttttttttaataaaataaaattgccTGATTTGttaataacatttttgttttttttaatatcctattaataattttcttaaaattttattattttgtatgaACTGTTCATGTAAAAATTAGTCTaccataaaatatacataaagttttaattttactttttttagctagttttttaaattcaaaaaagTTACAAAATCTATGTGTTTACGTACACGTGAAAGTTGACGCATTCGTATAAATtggaatataaaatttaggaaaatttaataaaaagccgaaaaagaaaaatataataaaaaaatatgcaatacaaataaaggaaaaaacaaaagtaTGCACACATatactataaaaattagtatatatgtgtaatCAAGATTAATGCAAATTAGCAGACAcacaaatatttcaaatcaTATAATAAGGAATCACATAAATGTGTgtgaacattttttaatcttctatatgttttttgtaaatatttttaacatattttttttcttcattttccaTTAATTCGCTTAAAACctgtaaaatattaaaaaaagttgtaaaagaaaaatgaatgatattgtatattatagaaaaaggtggataaaaataatgaaagtTATTTTATTGAACAATATCACAATAGTAAGTATGTATGAGCTtgtgaaaattatatacttaattcaaataaataatttatatgaagtatttattttatttactaaCCTTTTTAAGGGCATAATTTGTTATacggaaaaaaatattttcttctggTATATCCGATTTTGTgctaaaaattaaatggaTATGTTTTCTATTCGCAGAAATGCtatccattttattatatatatttctatatataaaattaatattgtgTATAGAGTTgacatcatttttttttggtatTGTATTGTTGGGTTTCTTATTATTCTCTTCACAAACTTCAAATACATTCTTCTTTACTAAATTTacaacaatttttttaagttcaGATCTAGAGAGAGGTTTTGGATATATGCactccattttttttatgttgaATTtgtctttaaaaaatgaacaaagCTTCGCTAGTAGTTGATCTTCTTCGCCTAAGCTATCAATAATGAACATGCAGTAGGCAGTCTGAAAATGGAAACACGAAATAGggatgtatatatgtatataaaaatatatgcaaaaatTTTAGACACCTTATAAACATTCCCAAATTAAGTAAAACAAAGAATACTTACCAGACGAGGTACTAATGTGGCATTATCCAAATTTTTAACAACTTCCATTTCGAATTTATAGACAGGTTcgtatttatcattttgatttttttccGTCTCTTGATCATAATTTGAAAGGTCTGAATTTATTAGGGTATTACTTGATTCTCTATAAACTGTAAAATTGAGGAATTCATTTTGTTCtcttataatattttggcTAGTTTTATTAACATAGTCATAAGAAATAAGACTTTGAGATGCTTTACTATTCTTAGttaatctttttttattttttttcaacgaAGGAAGACCATCATTGGAAGTGATACTTTTTCttgaatataattttttgttttcagCATTTGTATAGTCATAAATGCTGTTAGATCGTTTTAGAGTTTCAtctaatttttcattttttttttcatgaaCATTTGGAatagtatatttataaagttttataaatttattttttaataaataaaataaagtataTTGAATAAATTTTGGAAATCCAAAACaagttttatttaaataatttattaattcttcacttattttatcaacatcaatatttaaacataaactaacaaaattatataaatcatttttattaaagttttctaattttatatatccattACATTCTTctgcatattttttcattttttttaattcttttacattatcattattttgtgccccatttacaaataaaaatattaatggtTTATTTTTAGGTTTAAAAATAGGATTACATAAATTAGATCTTCTTggtttataataatatgaaatattttcatcttgTTCGATATCATTAAAGTTTGGATTATTTGTCTTAGCTAGGTCActccatttttttgtttgagTATCATATTCTCTTTTAAATGTTTCTTGTTTTGCTTTTTGTTGagcaatatataataatatattatcttGTATATTTGGatataatgttttataaaattttgttgtttttttattatcgtttcctattttttgttccttaaacatttgaaaaatatttttatcttgtTCTTTTGATAAACTAAGAGACATactcttattttttaaactatCTGAATAAGtcatatcttttttttcattttcaatttcagttatagaatttttttttttttttttattattatcttttgAAAGACTAGCATGACGATTTTTAAGATCAAAGCAATAAGTACTGTTACTCGGCAGTTCAGTGTTGTTATTGTATATTTGATCATAACTTACAAAGTCTTGTTCTCCAACACCTTTACAAAAATTACATACTCTACAATGATTTTTTCgccaattttttaaatttttatgaaaattttttagtattttttttcttttatagaTTGCTAGtttagatatatttttacaaattctCCATGCATGTTCTTCAATActtatatttaaagaagTCCCCGATCgacaattaaaaataataaatgtatattcatataaacaaaaattatatatcatacagtttattatacttatcctattttctttcatatcattttttaatataacatcactatttatgtttgttatatttccattttttgaatttgtATTGTCTGCTTCAGAAGAATTTGCAATTGAATCATcactattttcattttgtgttccttttttttttttttttttcttattcattgtatcattttcatttttagtTAAATCTGTTGATCTGCTTTCCTGATACATTTCATCTCGAATTTCTAATGGTGAATTAAAGAAAACTTTcctcatatttttaactaACTTATTACAAAATGCACGTCCATCTTTtctattttcatcatagTGACTACCATCTAATGCTTCAAAATCTGAATCACTATTAATAGCTTGattatcaaatatatttttaatttttgttgTTTCCTTTTGTGTTGGTATCTcaggaatatataaatcatcaataatattagacatacattttaaaaaccAATGATAAGAAGGATGAgtaatttcttttaaaatattgtaattatcatcttcatttaaatataaatatttttttctcatatTACATAATCTCCACATATTTGTTATATCATTACATAATATCTTCCATGGTAATAATGGatttgtaatatttatatataaagaattgGGCATATTactaatattaaaaattttgaaattatttaaactttttttaattaatttaattatttcaaatattCCTAAATGCTCACTTCCctctaaaaataatacaccaccaatattatatatttcattaaaatcaaaaaataatggatcataatattcatgtataaataatggcCCTGTATGTGTTTTATAGTCTGTACACAATTCACTTTTTACATAATGGTATGGTGAAAGACTATAAATTTGACTACATTTGAAGCAGTTACTACTCAAAGTGTTGTTACATGTGCATTTTTTCtcattccattttttatttttatttccattattttccatttctttattcatttttaaataatataaacaatcttttttatttaataaatcatttatttgatttttaaacttatttttataatattttagcAAAAAAttcttatttaaaaaattgaaatcTGCTACTTCTTCATAAGTTGTTGATAATTTTgtagaattttttttttgaataggTTTTATTTCCTTATAACCACCTGGTGAACCTGGAATATCATTGTCTAACAATTCTTTATCAGTAAAATAatctaaaataaataaatcatcATAGGCTAGATTATTTGCCCTTTTGTTAATAGTACCAATAGGagaataaatttttattgatttatttttccctTTAACTTTGATCGAAGTTAAactttgaaaaataataaaatgtttacaATTACTATAAGTATTTTCATCAACataaatttctttatttccAGCTTTACAACATAATCGAGCAGCTATATTTACTGAATCACCTAAAGCTGTATATTcttttcttattttattccCAACCATACCACACCAAATTTTACCAGTAGAAACCCCAATACTACCATTCAATTTAAGTGATTTCAAACCATCTATTAATCTAAAACATGTTAGTAATGCTCTTATTGAATCATCTGAATGATATAATGGTGGTAGCCCAaacataattaatattaaaattccTTTATCATCAAATATAAACTTATTTATTGTGCCTTCCATAGTAAATACAGCTTTTTGTGTCAACTTCATAATACTATGAGTAGAATATATACCTGTCATTGTAGAAGTATCTACATCTTTTACTgatacaaaaattattgttACTTTCCTTGTCTCATTAACAAACATATTATATCCTAAAGataattttctatatacaatatctggtataaaactttttaacaagagatcaaaatttttacaaacagttccattttttttatcattctCTTTTTCATGATTATGTTCTTTCAATTTGGTCATATCTAATTCATCATTTACTCCtactaataaataaaacctTTTTTTACAAGTCTCTTTAATTTCAActttatcttttatatttttataaaaagaataGGAAATAACAGTTTCTCCATCTT encodes:
- a CDS encoding peptidyl-prolyl cis-trans isomerase, putative, whose amino-acid sequence is MGKKKKYVYLEFSINTITLGKVYFELYNDEEIEKSTENFLSLCKGNKYHSIYSNEMLTYKNCKIEKIKKNKSIKCGYLRNKIRSGNNHNNFEGSSKNFSANENKYEKVECIYGETYNKEYSQRKHLNAGLLTVVEIGKKKYSSIFKITLNRVKKYDNKNIIIGRVIKNMHIIRAIELLPVNNFYQPKVNIYISDCNEINESFFKGEKISNRQSYINSLFENFDETNQNDDENDDEFNVENDTSIYNPLNIKERNNKVTEKQKGIELLNKILETIEFASKNKEKESPQVTTKINDNEESQDDDQAYHKIDSNQKSKQKNLDEIEDKQASSEYSINLFEKGINKEMTERERRLLEIQLKINQSKSLNEMENIKERMGHSFSGQRNKYIEYMNYTFEKNKSIANAVPKRNTKQTEGENLDLDEKLTDPEEEQNEQVDEKNEEADEKNYVYNTSAIKAYNSISKKKKNKMESYELDNDINLYKKIKFNFSINRKLYDEKKEIYGKNFYGNNLLIQDNTPCTDKDKNRVIEFCKKQEDLRSKLSRKRTNDGELFKNYINRRNKMYNKKLDRYFNEHTAEIRRNLEKQH
- a CDS encoding serine/threonine protein phosphatase 2B catalytic subunit A, putative, translating into MEPLPDPKNDRQIKDVIPPPSKPLSTELLYPNGTEEPPNYKILMEHLRKEGRVKKEDCIDIIKKVIDIVSDEPNLLRLQDPITIVGDIHGQYYDLLKLLEVGGNPDNTQFLFLGDYVDRGSFSIEVLLLLYALKINFPDKIWLIRGNHECRQMTTFFNFRDECEYKYDIVVYYAFMESFDTLPLSAVINGKFLGVHGGLSPDLVLLNQICSFTRFQEPPRSGIFCDILWADPIDEDKEEHTIQQELYFPNDIRGCSYFFGYSAATSFLEKNGLLSIIRAHEAQLEGYKMHQTNLKTGFPIVITIFSAPNYCDVYNNKGAVLKFDSNTLNIQQFSFSPHPYHLPNFMNLFTWSIPFVSEKVTEMIYSILNSSINNSSDDMSDIVLPPEILQILNYIEDNNKKINTNEQDKDMHEGILKDDSFSTTNDNMTNIIDQSDIDNQSFKTYEEIQASKDKADALRKKVQSIGRLMRVFRTLRKENELIVQLKGCSPGYKIPVGLLLSGKEGLENELEKFTKAKEIDSINEKRPSNE
- a CDS encoding adenylyl cyclase beta, putative, producing the protein MIKNIFNEYLKHYDKQNLGYEQNDMNTSSKDYSNEYTSDWRWFSIKCERIIESELNKKYLQNNEKNEYKNSIEDIDNISTFRSFFPKILLNAYSRYSDPKKFFDNLIIQKFNAVVFFCDASGFSSLAEQLDKKINGAELLGNCLNKFFNILIKIIDSWGGDIIKFSGDAVMVIWPLNAKKKIKRKRKDSQLIGKNSISMSVKSFERKESQQSEINLVDKNEGEGEEENENIDEAKRKKLNHVRRISLLALGCSINIHKLLNKFPTPIENRYLKVHIAITYGKVNFLQVGNILNKRDYILSGKPLEEIGAGESLAKDGETVISYSFYKNIKDKVEIKETCKKRFYLLVGVNDELDMTKLKEHNHEKENDKKNGTVCKNFDLLLKSFIPDIVYRKLSLGYNMFVNETRKVTIIFVSVKDVDTSTMTGIYSTHSIMKLTQKAVFTMEGTINKFIFDDKGILILIMFGLPPLYHSDDSIRALLTCFRLIDGLKSLKLNGSIGVSTGKIWCGMVGNKIRKEYTALGDSVNIAARLCCKAGNKEIYVDENTYSNCKHFIIFQSLTSIKVKGKNKSIKIYSPIGTINKRANNLAYDDLFILDYFTDKELLDNDIPGSPGGYKEIKPIQKKNSTKLSTTYEEVADFNFLNKNFLLKYYKNKFKNQINDLLNKKDCLYYLKMNKEMENNGNKNKKWNEKKCTCNNTLSSNCFKCSQIYSLSPYHYVKSELCTDYKTHTGPLFIHEYYDPLFFDFNEIYNIGGVLFLEGSEHLGIFEIIKLIKKSLNNFKIFNISNMPNSLYINITNPLLPWKILCNDITNMWRLCNMRKKYLYLNEDDNYNILKEITHPSYHWFLKCMSNIIDDLYIPEIPTQKETTKIKNIFDNQAINSDSDFEALDGSHYDENRKDGRAFCNKLVKNMRKVFFNSPLEIRDEMYQESRSTDLTKNENDTMNKKKKKKKGTQNENSDDSIANSSEADNTNSKNGNITNINSDVILKNDMKENRISIINCMIYNFCLYEYTFIIFNCRSGTSLNISIEEHAWRICKNISKLAIYKRKKILKNFHKNLKNWRKNHCRVCNFCKGVGEQDFVSYDQIYNNNTELPSNSTYCFDLKNRHASLSKDNNKKKKKNSITEIENEKKDMTYSDSLKNKSMSLSLSKEQDKNIFQMFKEQKIGNDNKKTTKFYKTLYPNIQDNILLYIAQQKAKQETFKREYDTQTKKWSDLAKTNNPNFNDIEQDENISYYYKPRRSNLCNPIFKPKNKPLIFLFVNGAQNNDNVKELKKMKKYAEECNGYIKLENFNKNDLYNFVSLCLNIDVDKISEELINYLNKTCFGFPKFIQYTLFYLLKNKFIKLYKYTIPNVHEKKNEKLDETLKRSNSIYDYTNAENKKLYSRKSITSNDGLPSLKKNKKRLTKNSKASQSLISYDYVNKTSQNIIREQNEFLNFTVYRESSNTLINSDLSNYDQETEKNQNDKYEPVYKFEMEVVKNLDNATLVPRLTAYCMFIIDSLGEEDQLLAKLCSFFKDKFNIKKMECIYPKPLSRSELKKIVVNLVKKNVFEVCEENNKKPNNTIPKKNDVNSIHNINFIYRNIYNKMDSISANRKHIHLIFSTKSDIPEENIFFRITNYALKKVLSELMENEEKKYVKNIYKKHIED